Proteins from one Listeria innocua genomic window:
- the rplO gene encoding 50S ribosomal protein L15, whose product MKLHELKPSEGSRKERNRVGRGTGSGNGKTSGRGHKGQKARSGGGVRLGFEGGQLPLFRRIPKRGFTNINRKEFAIVNLDVLNRFEDGTEVTPELLIETGIIRNEKSGIKILSDGNIEKKLTVKANKFSAAAKEAIEAAGGKTEVI is encoded by the coding sequence ATGAAACTACATGAACTTAAACCTTCAGAAGGTTCTCGTAAAGAACGTAATCGTGTTGGTCGTGGAACAGGCTCTGGTAACGGCAAAACTTCTGGACGCGGTCATAAAGGACAAAAAGCTCGTTCCGGTGGTGGCGTACGCCTAGGTTTTGAAGGTGGACAACTTCCACTTTTCCGTCGTATTCCAAAACGTGGATTCACAAATATCAACCGTAAAGAATTTGCTATCGTTAACTTAGATGTTTTAAACCGCTTTGAAGATGGTACAGAAGTAACACCAGAACTTTTAATCGAAACTGGAATTATTCGTAACGAAAAATCCGGGATTAAAATTTTATCTGATGGAAATATCGAGAAAAAACTTACTGTGAAAGCGAACAAATTCTCTGCAGCTGCCAAAGAAGCTATTGAAGCAGCCGGCGGAAAAACTGAGGTGATCTAA
- the rpmD gene encoding 50S ribosomal protein L30 — MAKLEITLKRSLIGRPQPQRKTVQALGLGKTNSVVVKEDNPAIRGMITKVSHLVDVKEV, encoded by the coding sequence ATGGCGAAGTTAGAAATTACTCTAAAACGTAGCTTAATCGGACGCCCTCAACCACAACGCAAAACTGTTCAAGCATTAGGTCTTGGTAAAACAAATTCTGTAGTGGTTAAAGAAGATAATCCTGCAATTCGTGGGATGATCACTAAAGTAAGTCATTTAGTGGACGTCAAAGAAGTTTAA
- the rpsE gene encoding 30S ribosomal protein S5 gives MPEQIDGNKLDLEERVVTINRVAKVVKGGRRFRFTALVVVGDKNGHVGFGTGKAQEVPDAIRKAVEDAKKNMVFVPTVDTTIPHTVVGHFGGGEILLKPASAGSGVTAGGPVRAVLELAGVADVSSKSLGSNTPINMVRATIDGIKQLKNAEDVAKLRGKTVEELLG, from the coding sequence ATGCCTGAGCAAATTGATGGAAACAAATTAGATTTAGAAGAACGCGTTGTTACAATCAACCGTGTTGCTAAAGTAGTTAAAGGTGGACGTCGTTTCCGTTTCACAGCACTTGTTGTTGTTGGAGACAAAAATGGTCATGTTGGTTTCGGTACTGGTAAAGCACAAGAAGTTCCAGATGCAATCCGCAAAGCTGTTGAGGATGCTAAAAAGAACATGGTGTTTGTACCAACTGTAGACACAACTATTCCACACACTGTAGTCGGACATTTTGGTGGCGGAGAAATTCTTCTTAAACCAGCTAGTGCCGGTTCTGGTGTAACTGCTGGTGGTCCCGTTCGTGCGGTCCTAGAACTTGCTGGTGTTGCTGATGTATCTTCCAAATCGCTTGGATCTAATACACCAATTAACATGGTACGTGCTACAATCGACGGAATTAAACAACTTAAAAACGCTGAAGATGTTGCGAAACTTCGTGGCAAAACAGTAGAAGAATTGTTAGGATAA
- the rplR gene encoding 50S ribosomal protein L18 codes for MITKIDKNKVRKKRHARVRSKISGTESRPRLNVFRSNKNIYAQVIDDVNGVTLASASNLDKDFGSAESKVDAASKVGELVAKRASEKGITSVTFDRGGYLYHGRVKALAEAARENGLEF; via the coding sequence GTGATTACCAAAATCGACAAAAATAAAGTACGTAAAAAAAGACATGCTCGTGTTCGTTCTAAGATTTCTGGAACTGAAAGTCGTCCACGTTTAAACGTATTCCGTTCAAACAAAAACATTTATGCTCAAGTTATTGATGATGTAAATGGTGTGACACTTGCAAGTGCGTCTAATTTAGATAAAGATTTCGGTTCTGCTGAATCCAAAGTTGATGCAGCAAGCAAAGTTGGCGAACTAGTTGCTAAACGTGCTTCCGAAAAAGGTATTACTTCTGTCACTTTTGACCGTGGAGGATACTTATATCATGGCCGCGTAAAAGCTCTTGCTGAAGCAGCTCGCGAAAATGGACTAGAATTTTAA
- the rplF gene encoding 50S ribosomal protein L6 translates to MSRIGKKTIVIPAGVTVTLNGSTATVKGPKGELVKEFNPEITINIEGNEINVSRPTDNKNHRALHGTTRAILNNMVVGVSEGYEKKLELIGVGYRAQKQGDKLVLNVGYSHPVEFVAPKGVEIEVPANTQVIVKGYNKEHVGELAANIRAVRPPEPYKGKGIRYEGEHVRRKEGKTGK, encoded by the coding sequence ATGTCCCGTATAGGTAAAAAAACTATTGTGATTCCTGCAGGTGTAACAGTTACACTTAATGGATCAACAGCAACAGTTAAAGGTCCTAAAGGTGAACTTGTAAAAGAGTTCAACCCAGAAATTACTATTAATATTGAAGGCAACGAAATTAACGTTTCTCGCCCGACTGATAATAAAAACCACCGTGCACTTCATGGTACAACTCGTGCTATTCTTAATAACATGGTTGTCGGAGTTTCCGAGGGTTATGAAAAGAAATTAGAACTTATCGGTGTTGGTTACCGTGCGCAAAAACAAGGAGACAAACTTGTTCTTAACGTAGGGTACTCTCATCCAGTAGAGTTTGTTGCTCCTAAAGGCGTAGAAATTGAAGTTCCTGCAAACACTCAAGTGATTGTTAAAGGATACAACAAAGAACACGTTGGCGAGTTAGCTGCAAACATTCGTGCCGTACGTCCACCAGAGCCATATAAAGGTAAAGGTATTCGTTACGAAGGCGAACATGTACGCCGTAAAGAAGGTAAAACTGGTAAATAA
- the rpsH gene encoding 30S ribosomal protein S8, which produces MVMTDPIADFLTRIRNANMVKHDKLELPASKIKKEIAEILKREGFIRDVEYIEDDNAGTIRVFLKYGATGERVITGLKRISKPGLRVYAKSTEVPKVLNGLGIAIVSTSQGVLTDKEARAKQVGGEVLAYVW; this is translated from the coding sequence ATGGTGATGACAGATCCAATTGCAGATTTTCTAACTCGCATTCGTAATGCAAACATGGTTAAACATGATAAATTAGAACTGCCTGCATCCAAAATCAAAAAAGAAATTGCTGAAATATTGAAGCGTGAAGGTTTTATCCGTGACGTTGAATATATTGAAGATGACAATGCTGGAACAATCCGTGTTTTCTTAAAATATGGAGCGACTGGCGAACGTGTAATCACTGGTTTGAAACGTATCAGTAAGCCAGGTTTACGTGTATATGCAAAATCAACTGAGGTGCCTAAAGTACTTAACGGTCTAGGTATCGCAATCGTGTCTACTTCCCAAGGCGTTTTAACCGACAAAGAAGCCCGTGCTAAACAAGTCGGCGGAGAAGTACTAGCATACGTTTGGTAA
- a CDS encoding type Z 30S ribosomal protein S14: MAKKSMIAKQKRTPKYAVQAYTRCERCGRPHSVIRKFKLCRICFRELAYKGQIPGVKKASW, translated from the coding sequence GTGGCTAAGAAATCCATGATCGCGAAGCAAAAACGTACACCAAAATACGCTGTTCAAGCATATACTCGTTGTGAACGTTGTGGTCGTCCACATTCCGTTATTCGCAAATTTAAATTATGCCGTATTTGTTTCCGTGAACTTGCCTATAAAGGTCAAATTCCCGGCGTGAAAAAAGCAAGCTGGTAA
- the rplE gene encoding 50S ribosomal protein L5, which yields MNRLKDQYLKEIVPALMSKFNYDSVMEVPKIDKIVINTGVGDATANAKVLDSAVEELALITGQKPVITKAKNSIAGFRLREGMPIGAKVTLRGERMYDFLDKLVTVSLPRVRDFRGVSKKAFDGRGNYTLGVREQLIFPEIDYDQVSKVRGMDVVIVTTAKSDEESHELLTQLGMPFQK from the coding sequence ATGAATCGCCTTAAAGATCAATATCTTAAGGAAATTGTTCCTGCTTTAATGAGCAAATTCAATTATGACTCCGTAATGGAGGTTCCAAAAATAGATAAAATCGTAATCAACACTGGTGTTGGTGACGCTACAGCAAATGCGAAAGTGTTAGACAGTGCAGTGGAGGAGTTAGCTCTTATCACTGGTCAAAAACCTGTTATCACAAAAGCAAAAAATTCTATCGCTGGTTTCCGTCTTCGTGAAGGAATGCCAATCGGTGCTAAAGTAACATTGCGTGGTGAACGCATGTATGATTTCTTAGATAAATTAGTTACTGTTTCACTTCCACGTGTTCGTGATTTCCGTGGCGTATCGAAAAAAGCTTTCGATGGTCGTGGTAACTATACGTTGGGTGTTAGAGAGCAACTTATTTTCCCTGAAATTGATTACGATCAAGTATCAAAAGTACGCGGTATGGACGTAGTAATCGTTACAACTGCCAAAAGTGATGAAGAATCTCATGAGTTACTTACTCAACTAGGGATGCCATTTCAAAAGTAA
- the rplX gene encoding 50S ribosomal protein L24: protein MHVKKGDKVKVITGKDKGKSGKVLAAFPKKDRVLIEGINMVKKHTKPSNINPQGGILNVEAPIHVSNVMLIDPKTGEPTRVGYEVKGDKKVRVAKKSGEVIDK, encoded by the coding sequence ATGCATGTCAAAAAAGGTGATAAAGTAAAAGTTATTACTGGTAAAGATAAAGGCAAATCCGGCAAAGTGCTCGCAGCATTTCCGAAAAAGGACCGCGTACTTATCGAAGGAATCAATATGGTTAAAAAACATACTAAACCTTCCAACATCAACCCGCAAGGCGGAATCTTGAATGTTGAAGCACCAATCCATGTTTCAAACGTAATGCTAATTGACCCTAAAACTGGCGAACCTACTCGTGTAGGCTACGAAGTTAAAGGTGATAAAAAAGTACGCGTAGCAAAAAAATCCGGTGAAGTAATAGATAAATAA
- the rplN gene encoding 50S ribosomal protein L14 — translation MIQQESRMKVADNSGAREVLTIKVLGGSGRKTANIGDVVVCTVKQATPGGVVKKGEVVKAVIVRTKSGARRQDGSYIKFDENACVIIRDDKSPRGTRIFGPVARELRENNFMKIVSLAPEVL, via the coding sequence ATGATTCAACAAGAAAGTCGTATGAAAGTGGCTGATAACTCTGGCGCACGTGAAGTGTTAACTATTAAAGTGCTAGGTGGATCAGGACGCAAAACTGCTAACATTGGTGATGTTGTCGTGTGTACCGTTAAACAAGCAACACCAGGCGGCGTTGTCAAAAAAGGTGAAGTTGTTAAAGCAGTAATCGTTCGTACTAAGAGTGGAGCACGTCGTCAAGACGGTTCTTACATCAAGTTTGATGAAAATGCATGTGTCATTATCCGTGACGATAAAAGTCCTCGTGGAACACGTATTTTTGGACCTGTTGCTCGCGAACTTCGTGAAAACAACTTTATGAAGATCGTTTCTTTAGCTCCAGAAGTTCTTTAA
- the rpsQ gene encoding 30S ribosomal protein S17, whose amino-acid sequence MADRNQRKVYTGRVVSDKMDKTITVVVETYKKHGLYGKRVKYSKKFKAHDENNIAKTGDVVRISETRPLSATKHFRLLEVVEEAVII is encoded by the coding sequence ATGGCTGACCGTAACCAACGTAAAGTTTATACTGGTCGTGTTGTATCCGATAAAATGGATAAAACAATTACCGTGGTTGTTGAAACGTACAAGAAACATGGTTTGTACGGTAAACGCGTGAAGTATTCTAAAAAATTCAAAGCGCATGATGAAAATAACATTGCAAAAACTGGCGATGTAGTTCGTATTTCCGAAACTCGTCCATTGTCTGCAACTAAACATTTCCGTTTATTAGAAGTTGTAGAAGAAGCAGTAATTATCTAA
- the rpmC gene encoding 50S ribosomal protein L29, with translation MKANDIRDLSTTEIQDQEKALKEELFNLRFQLATGQLENTARIREVRKAIARMKTIVRERELA, from the coding sequence ATGAAAGCTAATGATATCCGTGATTTATCCACTACCGAAATCCAAGATCAAGAAAAAGCTTTGAAAGAAGAGCTCTTCAACCTGCGCTTTCAATTAGCTACTGGTCAATTAGAAAACACCGCACGTATTCGTGAGGTTCGTAAAGCAATTGCCCGTATGAAAACAATCGTTCGAGAAAGAGAACTTGCTTAA
- the rplP gene encoding 50S ribosomal protein L16: MLVPKRVKYRREFRGNMRGRAKGGTEVAFGEYGLQAVEASWITNRQIEAARIAMTRYMKRGGKVWIKIFPHKSYTSKPIGVRMGKGKGAPEGWVSPVKRGKIMFEIAGVPEDVAREALRLAAHKLPVKTKIVKREEIGGEANES; the protein is encoded by the coding sequence ATGTTAGTTCCTAAACGTGTAAAATACCGTCGTGAATTCCGCGGAAACATGCGTGGACGCGCGAAAGGCGGAACTGAAGTTGCATTTGGTGAATATGGTCTTCAAGCAGTTGAAGCTTCTTGGATTACAAACCGTCAAATCGAAGCAGCTCGTATCGCAATGACTCGTTACATGAAACGTGGCGGTAAAGTTTGGATTAAAATTTTCCCTCATAAATCTTACACTTCTAAACCAATCGGGGTTCGGATGGGTAAAGGTAAAGGTGCTCCGGAAGGTTGGGTAAGCCCAGTCAAACGCGGCAAAATTATGTTTGAAATCGCAGGTGTTCCTGAAGATGTAGCGCGTGAAGCATTACGTCTAGCAGCACACAAACTGCCGGTCAAAACTAAGATCGTTAAACGTGAAGAAATTGGTGGTGAAGCAAATGAAAGCTAA
- the rpsC gene encoding 30S ribosomal protein S3, with amino-acid sequence MGQKVHPIGMRIGVIRDWDSKWYAEKDYADFLHEDLRIRDYVAKRLSDASVSRVEIERAANRVNITIHTAKPGMVIGKGGSEVEALRKNLNELTQKRVHINIVEIKRADLDAKLVAENIARQLEGRVSFRRAQKQAIQRTMRAGAKGIKTQVSGRLGGADIARAEHYSEGTVPLHTLRADIDYAWEEADTTYGKLGVKVWIYRGEVLPTKKNNVEGGK; translated from the coding sequence GTGGGTCAAAAAGTACATCCAATAGGTATGCGTATCGGTGTCATCCGTGATTGGGACTCCAAATGGTACGCGGAAAAAGATTATGCGGACTTCTTACATGAAGATTTACGCATCCGTGATTATGTTGCAAAACGTTTATCTGACGCTTCTGTTTCTCGCGTAGAAATCGAACGTGCAGCTAACCGTGTGAATATCACTATTCATACTGCTAAACCTGGTATGGTTATCGGTAAAGGTGGTTCTGAAGTTGAAGCATTACGCAAAAACTTAAACGAACTTACTCAAAAACGTGTTCATATCAATATCGTAGAAATCAAACGTGCTGACCTAGACGCAAAATTGGTTGCTGAAAACATCGCTCGTCAATTGGAAGGTCGTGTATCTTTCCGTCGTGCGCAAAAACAAGCTATCCAACGTACTATGCGTGCTGGAGCAAAAGGTATCAAAACTCAAGTATCTGGTCGTCTTGGCGGAGCGGATATCGCTCGTGCTGAACACTATAGCGAAGGAACAGTACCTCTTCATACATTGCGTGCCGACATCGACTACGCATGGGAAGAAGCTGACACAACTTATGGTAAACTAGGCGTTAAAGTCTGGATCTACCGTGGTGAAGTCCTTCCTACGAAGAAAAACAATGTGGAAGGAGGAAAATAA
- the rplV gene encoding 50S ribosomal protein L22, which produces MASEVTSAKAVAKTVRIAPRKARIVIDLIRGKQVGEAIAILKYTPRSASPIIEKVLKSAIANAEHNYDLDINNLVVEEAFVDEGPTLKRFRPRAQGRASAINKRTSHITVVVSEVKEG; this is translated from the coding sequence ATGGCAAGTGAAGTTACAAGCGCAAAAGCCGTTGCCAAAACGGTTCGTATTGCTCCTCGCAAAGCTAGAATCGTCATTGATTTAATTCGAGGCAAGCAAGTTGGCGAAGCAATTGCAATCTTGAAGTATACTCCAAGATCAGCTTCCCCAATTATTGAAAAAGTATTAAAATCCGCTATTGCTAACGCAGAGCATAACTATGATTTAGACATTAACAACCTTGTAGTAGAGGAAGCATTTGTTGACGAAGGTCCAACACTTAAACGTTTCCGTCCACGTGCACAAGGTCGTGCAAGTGCAATCAACAAACGTACTAGCCACATTACAGTTGTGGTATCTGAAGTGAAGGAGGGATAA
- the rpsS gene encoding 30S ribosomal protein S19, with product MGRSLKKGPFVDDHLMKKVEAAAESEKKQVIKTWSRRSTIFPTFVGQTIAVYDGRKHVPVYVQEDMVGHKLGEFAPTRTYRGHAGDDKKTKR from the coding sequence ATGGGTCGTAGTTTGAAAAAAGGACCTTTTGTTGATGACCACTTGATGAAGAAAGTGGAAGCAGCAGCAGAAAGCGAAAAGAAACAAGTAATTAAAACTTGGTCTCGTCGCTCCACGATTTTCCCAACTTTTGTTGGACAAACAATCGCAGTATATGATGGACGTAAACACGTTCCTGTTTATGTTCAAGAAGATATGGTAGGACACAAACTGGGCGAATTCGCACCAACTCGTACGTACCGCGGTCATGCGGGCGACGATAAAAAAACTAAACGCTAA
- the rplB gene encoding 50S ribosomal protein L2 — MAIKKYKPTTNGRRHMTSSDFAEITTSTPEKSLLRPLKKKAGRNNQGKLTVRHHGGGHKRQYRVIDFKRNKDGIPGRVATIEYDPNRSANIALINYADGEKRYIIAAKGLEVGQTIYSGAEADIKVGNALELKDIPVGTVIHNIEMKPGKGGQLVRSAGTSAQVLGKEGKYVLIRLNSGEVRMILATCRATIGQVGNEQHELINIGKAGRSRWMGKRPTVRGSVMNPNDHPHGGGEGKAPIGRKSPMSPWGKPTLGYKTRKKNNNSDKFIVRRRKKK, encoded by the coding sequence ATGGCGATCAAAAAGTATAAACCTACCACTAACGGGCGCCGGCATATGACAAGTTCAGATTTCGCTGAGATTACTACAAGTACTCCAGAAAAATCTTTACTACGTCCTCTTAAAAAGAAAGCCGGACGCAATAACCAAGGTAAGTTAACTGTTCGTCATCACGGCGGTGGCCATAAACGCCAATACCGCGTGATTGATTTCAAACGTAACAAAGATGGTATTCCTGGACGCGTTGCAACGATCGAGTACGATCCAAACCGTTCTGCTAATATTGCTCTAATCAACTATGCTGATGGAGAAAAACGCTACATCATCGCAGCGAAAGGCCTTGAAGTAGGTCAAACAATTTATTCAGGAGCAGAAGCTGACATCAAAGTCGGTAATGCACTAGAATTAAAAGATATTCCAGTGGGTACTGTTATCCACAATATCGAAATGAAACCTGGTAAAGGTGGACAATTAGTACGTTCTGCTGGAACAAGTGCTCAAGTACTTGGTAAAGAAGGCAAATACGTATTAATCCGCTTAAACTCCGGTGAAGTTCGCATGATCCTTGCTACTTGCCGTGCTACAATCGGTCAAGTTGGTAACGAACAACACGAACTTATCAACATCGGTAAAGCAGGTCGTTCACGTTGGATGGGTAAACGCCCAACTGTTCGTGGATCTGTAATGAACCCGAACGATCACCCACACGGTGGTGGTGAAGGTAAAGCTCCAATCGGTCGTAAATCGCCAATGTCTCCATGGGGTAAACCAACTCTTGGATACAAAACACGTAAGAAAAACAACAACTCCGATAAATTTATCGTACGTCGTCGTAAGAAAAAATAA
- the rplW gene encoding 50S ribosomal protein L23: MDARDIIKRPVVTEESTSILDDKKYTFEVDTRATKTQVKYAIEEIFDVKVAKVNVMNYKGKLKRMGRYAGYTNKRRKAIVTVTADSKEIQFFEV, from the coding sequence ATGGATGCACGCGACATCATTAAGCGCCCAGTTGTAACTGAAGAATCTACAAGCATTCTCGACGATAAGAAATATACATTTGAAGTAGATACTCGCGCAACTAAAACGCAAGTAAAATACGCAATTGAAGAAATTTTCGACGTGAAAGTTGCTAAAGTAAACGTAATGAATTACAAAGGCAAACTTAAACGTATGGGCCGTTATGCAGGTTACACTAACAAACGTCGTAAAGCGATTGTTACTGTTACAGCTGACAGCAAAGAAATTCAATTCTTTGAAGTATAA
- the rplD gene encoding 50S ribosomal protein L4 has protein sequence MPKLSLLKQDGTNAGEITLNDTVFGIEPNEKVVVDVILSQRASLRQGTHKVKNRSEVRGGGRKPWRQKGTGRARQGSIRSPQWRGGGVVFGPTPRSYAYKLPKKVRRLAIKSILSSKVNEEKLVVLEGLTFDAPKTKEFAAFLKNISVDTKALIVVAGESENVELSARNLQGITVIPAESISVLEVAKHDKLIITKAAVEKVEEVLA, from the coding sequence ATGCCAAAATTAAGCTTACTTAAACAAGATGGAACAAACGCTGGCGAAATTACTTTAAACGACACTGTTTTCGGTATCGAACCAAATGAAAAAGTTGTTGTTGACGTAATTTTGAGCCAACGTGCATCCCTACGTCAAGGGACTCATAAAGTGAAAAATCGTTCAGAAGTACGTGGTGGCGGACGTAAACCATGGCGTCAAAAAGGTACAGGTCGTGCCCGTCAAGGTTCAATCCGTTCCCCACAATGGCGCGGCGGTGGTGTCGTATTCGGCCCAACACCTCGTTCATATGCTTACAAATTACCTAAGAAAGTTCGTCGTTTAGCGATTAAATCGATTCTTTCTTCTAAAGTAAATGAAGAAAAATTAGTTGTACTTGAAGGTTTGACTTTCGATGCACCTAAAACAAAAGAATTTGCGGCTTTTCTTAAAAATATCTCTGTAGATACTAAGGCACTAATCGTAGTTGCTGGTGAAAGTGAAAATGTAGAATTATCTGCACGCAACTTACAAGGCATTACAGTTATTCCAGCTGAAAGTATCTCAGTACTAGAAGTTGCTAAACATGATAAGTTAATTATCACTAAAGCAGCTGTCGAAAAAGTAGAGGAGGTGCTCGCATAA
- the rplC gene encoding 50S ribosomal protein L3: MTKGILGRKVGMTQVFTENGELIPVTVIEAAQNVVLQKKTVETDGYEAVQIGFEDKRAKLSNKPEQGHVAKADTTPKRFIREFRDVNLDEYEIGAEVKVDVFAEGDIIDATGVSKGKGFQGVIKRHGQSRGPMAHGSRYHRRPGSMGPVAPNRVFKNKLLPGRMGGEQITIQNLEIVKVDVEKNVLLVKGNVPGAKKALVQIKTATKAK, encoded by the coding sequence ATGACCAAAGGAATCTTAGGTAGAAAAGTAGGGATGACACAAGTTTTCACTGAAAACGGCGAACTTATTCCAGTAACAGTAATCGAAGCAGCACAAAACGTGGTACTTCAAAAGAAAACTGTTGAAACTGACGGCTATGAAGCTGTACAAATCGGTTTCGAAGATAAGAGAGCAAAATTGTCAAACAAACCCGAACAAGGTCATGTAGCAAAAGCCGATACTACTCCTAAGCGCTTCATTCGCGAATTCCGCGATGTAAACTTAGACGAGTATGAGATTGGTGCAGAAGTAAAAGTAGACGTATTCGCAGAAGGTGACATCATCGACGCGACAGGCGTATCGAAAGGTAAAGGATTCCAAGGTGTTATTAAACGCCACGGACAATCACGCGGCCCTATGGCCCACGGTTCCCGTTACCATCGTCGCCCAGGTTCAATGGGTCCAGTAGCACCTAACCGTGTTTTCAAAAATAAACTACTTCCAGGTCGTATGGGTGGAGAACAAATCACTATCCAAAACCTAGAAATCGTTAAAGTAGACGTTGAAAAGAACGTTCTTTTAGTAAAAGGTAACGTTCCAGGCGCTAAAAAAGCATTAGTTCAAATTAAAACTGCTACTAAAGCAAAATAA
- the rpsJ gene encoding 30S ribosomal protein S10: MAKQKIRIRLKAYDHRILDQSAEKIVETAKRSGASVSGPIPLPTEKSIYTVLRAVHKYKDSREQFEMRTHKRLIDIVNPTPQTVDSLMRLDLPSGVDIEIKL, translated from the coding sequence ATGGCAAAACAAAAAATTCGTATTCGTTTAAAAGCGTATGATCACCGTATTTTGGATCAATCAGCAGAAAAGATCGTAGAAACAGCGAAACGCTCAGGTGCTTCCGTATCTGGTCCGATTCCACTTCCAACAGAGAAGTCTATCTACACAGTCTTGCGTGCGGTCCACAAATATAAAGATTCTCGTGAGCAATTCGAAATGCGTACACACAAACGTTTAATCGACATCGTTAATCCAACACCACAAACAGTTGATAGCTTGATGCGTTTAGACTTGCCAAGCGGTGTGGACATCGAAATCAAACTATAA
- the fmnA gene encoding FAD export ECF transporter transmembrane subunit FmnA, producing MIEKLILGRFVPGESLIHGLDARTKLLAGFYYIGILFLANNWWTYALMVLFTLMIVQMTGIKLKVFIKGVKPLIWLILFTVVMQILFASGGTIYFDWGPFTISSFGLLNGVFVFLRFVLIIIMSTVITLTTTPMNLTDAIAYILRPFAVLKVPVNDIALMISVALRFIPTLMGETDKIMKAQRARGVDFGEGNLFEQMKVVVPIFIPLFVSSFNRAEELADAMEARGYQGGEGRTRFRILHWHFGDLVALGVMLLLTAGLILLRTS from the coding sequence ATGATAGAAAAACTGATATTAGGTCGTTTTGTTCCAGGGGAGTCCTTAATTCACGGGCTTGACGCGAGAACGAAATTGCTAGCTGGGTTTTATTACATTGGAATTTTATTTTTAGCGAATAATTGGTGGACATACGCTTTAATGGTCTTATTCACGCTAATGATTGTTCAAATGACGGGGATAAAGTTGAAAGTGTTCATAAAGGGAGTTAAACCGCTTATTTGGTTAATCTTATTCACCGTTGTGATGCAAATCCTGTTCGCGAGTGGTGGAACAATTTATTTTGACTGGGGTCCTTTTACAATTTCGTCTTTCGGTCTTTTGAATGGTGTTTTTGTGTTTTTACGCTTTGTATTAATTATTATTATGTCGACAGTCATTACTTTAACAACTACCCCGATGAACTTAACAGATGCAATTGCGTATATCCTTCGTCCTTTTGCAGTGCTCAAAGTACCTGTTAACGACATCGCCTTAATGATCTCCGTTGCGCTACGTTTTATTCCGACACTTATGGGTGAAACGGATAAAATTATGAAAGCTCAGCGCGCACGTGGAGTTGATTTTGGTGAAGGAAACTTATTCGAACAAATGAAAGTGGTTGTTCCGATTTTTATTCCGCTTTTCGTTAGTTCCTTTAACCGGGCCGAAGAGCTAGCCGACGCAATGGAAGCTAGAGGTTATCAGGGCGGGGAAGGACGAACTCGTTTTCGGATACTTCACTGGCACTTTGGCGATCTTGTTGCGCTAGGTGTCATGTTGCTTCTAACAGCTGGACTTATATTGCTTCGTACTTCTTAA